The following proteins come from a genomic window of bacterium:
- a CDS encoding cupin domain-containing protein, with the protein MVDRDRTTHPSDRECRVVRSGDAYRGRQGLTYMRGLTGETVGSRAICMTVLVLPPGARAKTHLHRGIETAAYVIDGRAEMFFGSRLEHHVDAAAGDYVYIPADVPHLVMNRAGAPATALVAHTAANDQEGIVLLPDLDPLIP; encoded by the coding sequence ATGGTGGATCGAGATCGGACGACGCATCCGAGCGACCGCGAATGCCGTGTGGTCCGGTCGGGCGACGCGTACCGGGGACGGCAGGGCCTGACGTACATGCGCGGGCTCACCGGCGAGACGGTTGGCTCGCGCGCCATCTGTATGACGGTGCTCGTCCTGCCCCCGGGCGCCCGGGCGAAGACGCATCTTCACCGCGGGATCGAGACGGCAGCCTACGTGATCGACGGCCGCGCGGAGATGTTCTTCGGGTCCCGGCTCGAGCACCACGTGGACGCGGCGGCGGGTGATTACGTCTACATCCCGGCGGATGTCCCGCACCTCGTGATGAACCGGGCCGGCGCGCCCGCGACGGCGCTCGTCGCCCACACGGCCGCGAACGATCAGGAGGGCATTGTGCTCCTTCCGGATTTGGACCCGCTGATTCCCTAG
- a CDS encoding molybdenum cofactor guanylyltransferase, with the protein MGRDKAFLPFGGTTLVERVAARLREACADIFIVANNPEPYKALGLRTVPDALPERRSLVGIYTAVRHAGGPAFVCGCDMPFLCPALIRHMGDLARSADIVIPRVRDYEPLHAVYTPACLEPITRVLAAGGRNADVLRDVRTRVVDADELRRFDPNLQSLLNLNTPDDYRAALARMAPGRELGQHTS; encoded by the coding sequence ATGGGGCGCGACAAAGCCTTCCTGCCGTTTGGGGGGACGACGCTCGTCGAACGGGTGGCGGCGCGGCTGCGCGAGGCCTGCGCGGATATCTTCATCGTCGCGAACAATCCCGAGCCCTACAAAGCGCTCGGCCTGCGGACCGTGCCTGACGCCCTGCCGGAACGGCGGTCCCTCGTCGGCATCTACACGGCGGTCCGGCACGCCGGCGGTCCGGCCTTCGTCTGCGGCTGCGACATGCCGTTTCTGTGCCCCGCCCTCATCCGGCACATGGGCGATCTTGCCCGGTCGGCGGACATTGTAATCCCGCGCGTGCGGGACTACGAACCGCTGCACGCGGTCTACACGCCGGCCTGCCTCGAGCCCATTACGCGGGTGCTCGCGGCGGGCGGCCGCAACGCGGACGTGCTGCGTGACGTACGCACCCGCGTCGTGGACGCCGATGAGCTGCGGCGGTTCGATCCGAACCTTCAGTCGCTCCTGAATTTGAATACGCCGGACGATTACCGCGCGGCGCTTGCGCGAATGGCGCCGGGCCGGGAACTCGGGCAGCATACGTCCTAA
- a CDS encoding iron-sulfur cluster assembly protein produces the protein MITRDQVIDVLKTCFDPEIPVNIWDLGLIYDITIVDGVVNVKMTLTAVGCSLGPQIIAEIESKLLGIDGVENAAVEMVWNPPWSPERLTDDGRLSLQAMGFSV, from the coding sequence ATGATCACACGCGATCAGGTTATCGACGTACTGAAGACCTGCTTCGACCCGGAGATCCCGGTGAACATCTGGGACCTCGGGCTGATCTACGACATTACGATCGTCGACGGCGTCGTGAACGTCAAAATGACGCTGACCGCGGTCGGCTGCTCGCTCGGGCCGCAGATCATCGCCGAGATCGAGTCCAAGCTGCTCGGGATCGACGGCGTCGAGAACGCGGCGGTGGAGATGGTGTGGAATCCGCCGTGGAGCCCCGAACGTCTCACCGACGACGGACGGCTTTCGCTTCAGGCGATGGGGTTCTCCGTCTAG
- a CDS encoding VOC family protein: MDDSAPLIAQLAHLELLTPRLDESRWFFHDLLGFEESARDGNSIYLRAYEDFYHHTLKLTEAAGPGLGHIAWRTPSAGALETLARRVDAAGLGRGWSDGDHGHGRAFRFVTPDGHPMEALWDVEYYQAPPGQRSQLRNRPQKRPLRGVPARRLDHVNLMARSVPEVRRFFMDVLGFRLREQKIGERGAEIGAWLSVSALTHEVAVMRDGTGAAARFHHVAYWYAYPQHLIDLADLCAEYEVPIEAGPGKHGTTQGLFMYAREPGGSRIELFGDVGYLIFDPEWKTVVWDVTNEADLEKSSIWFGGRLPETFYTYGTPSRPFSAEPGTPPARAGGVSAEKASRPAGGAR, encoded by the coding sequence ATGGACGACAGCGCGCCGCTCATCGCCCAACTCGCGCACCTGGAGCTGTTGACCCCGCGCCTGGACGAGAGCCGGTGGTTCTTCCACGATCTGCTCGGATTCGAAGAGAGCGCCCGCGACGGCAACTCGATCTACCTGCGGGCGTACGAAGACTTCTATCACCATACGCTCAAACTAACCGAAGCCGCGGGCCCCGGCCTCGGCCATATCGCCTGGCGGACGCCGTCGGCCGGGGCGCTCGAGACGCTCGCGCGGCGCGTCGACGCGGCGGGGCTCGGGCGGGGCTGGAGCGACGGCGACCACGGCCACGGACGGGCGTTCCGGTTCGTCACCCCCGACGGCCATCCGATGGAGGCGCTGTGGGACGTCGAGTACTATCAGGCGCCGCCCGGCCAGCGCAGCCAGCTGCGGAACCGGCCGCAGAAGCGGCCGCTGCGCGGGGTGCCGGCCCGCCGGCTCGATCACGTCAATCTGATGGCCCGCAGCGTGCCCGAGGTGCGGCGCTTCTTTATGGACGTGCTCGGCTTCCGGCTGCGCGAGCAGAAGATCGGCGAGCGCGGAGCCGAGATCGGCGCGTGGCTCAGCGTGAGCGCCTTGACCCATGAGGTCGCGGTGATGCGCGACGGCACGGGGGCCGCCGCCCGGTTCCACCACGTCGCCTACTGGTACGCGTACCCGCAGCATCTGATCGATCTGGCCGACCTATGCGCGGAGTACGAGGTGCCGATCGAGGCGGGCCCCGGCAAGCACGGCACGACGCAGGGGCTGTTCATGTACGCGCGCGAACCCGGCGGGTCGCGGATCGAGTTGTTCGGCGACGTCGGGTACCTCATCTTCGACCCGGAGTGGAAGACCGTCGTGTGGGACGTCACGAACGAGGCCGATCTCGAGAAGAGCAGCATTTGGTTCGGCGGCCGGCTCCCGGAGACGTTCTACACCTACGGGACGCCGTCGCGGCCGTTCTCCGCCGAGCCGGGGACCCCGCCGGCCCGCGCCGGCGGCGTTTCGGCCGAGAAAGCCTCGCGGCCGGCCGGGGGGGCACGATGA
- a CDS encoding UPF0182 family protein, protein MRPRQWLLAALVAVFLVYPSVARWYTEWLWFGEVGYRTVFWVPFVSSAAVAAAAAISVFLILYLNARPLLRLRPIARVVELRPVGGTRTYRRIVAGLSPGRLAVLLAAAVAVAAGLGAADSWPVFQAFLKGAPFGVRDPVFGRDVAFYVFALPAYQAVYGWLFAWLFVALLGSAVAYYLDLVPLAIRGVWAVPRGVRVHLSVLAGLLVLLRGAGFWLDRYGILYSPHGAVYGAGYTDLHATLPVLSGLAVLSAVTGVLLLASTRARTIRPAIGALVVLLVVWIGGTVLYPAFVQQVEVAPNELDREQPYIRNSIAGTLHAYGLDAVEEQSFPAALSLTPAALTSNRTVLDSVRLWDYRPLLRTYAQLQSLRLYYTFTDVGIDRYRIGGREQQVMLSARELDANRLPDQARTWVNEHLVFTHGFGLVMTPVNRISAEGLPEFYIKDIPPQSTVGLTVTRPQLYYSLVTTPYVVVNTRNKELDYAQGDQNVYTTYGGRGGVPLTAPLARFAFASRFGAMSLMLSNDITPASRVLFHRDVRDRVARVAPFLKLDRDPYLVLAGGRLFWIVDGYTTTAMYPYARPTGGLNYIRNSVKAVVDAYDGTVRLYAIDPADPLLRTYDRIYPGLLRPFAEMPPALAAHVRYPVDLFTIQADVYATFHMKDPRVFYNREDLWGTPTELFGGSPQPVEPYYVNLKLDPARGEEFALILPFTPSGKDNMVAWMAARSDPPTYGRLLVYRFPKDTTVFGPMQIEARINQDPTISSQLTLWNQQGSQVIRGNLLVVPIADSLLYIEPLYLEAQGSALPELKRVIVAYGAQIAMEPTLDGAVARIFGALPAAAAPPGPAAPAAPPRSGPPSGAPSPPGAPTGGAAESAQVASLVAAANAHYARAQAALRAGDFAAYGKEIDALGRALTELRRITGTP, encoded by the coding sequence GTGAGGCCGCGGCAGTGGCTGCTGGCCGCGCTCGTCGCCGTCTTCCTCGTCTATCCCAGCGTCGCCCGCTGGTACACGGAATGGCTGTGGTTCGGCGAAGTCGGCTACCGCACGGTGTTCTGGGTGCCCTTTGTGTCCAGCGCGGCGGTGGCCGCCGCGGCCGCGATTTCCGTGTTCCTGATCTTGTATCTGAACGCGCGGCCGCTGCTTCGCCTGCGGCCGATCGCGCGCGTCGTCGAACTGCGGCCGGTCGGCGGGACCCGAACCTATCGGCGGATCGTCGCCGGGCTTTCGCCGGGGCGGCTGGCCGTGCTCCTGGCCGCCGCGGTGGCGGTGGCGGCCGGATTGGGCGCCGCCGATTCGTGGCCGGTGTTCCAGGCGTTCTTGAAGGGGGCACCGTTCGGCGTCCGCGATCCTGTATTCGGGCGCGACGTGGCCTTCTACGTCTTCGCGCTGCCGGCGTACCAGGCGGTCTACGGCTGGCTGTTCGCGTGGCTCTTCGTGGCGCTCCTCGGCTCGGCCGTCGCGTACTACCTCGACCTCGTGCCGCTTGCAATCCGCGGAGTGTGGGCCGTGCCGCGCGGCGTCCGCGTTCATCTCAGCGTGCTCGCGGGACTGCTCGTCCTGCTGCGCGGCGCCGGCTTCTGGCTGGACCGTTACGGCATCCTGTACTCGCCGCACGGCGCCGTCTACGGCGCGGGCTACACCGACCTGCACGCGACGCTGCCCGTGCTCAGCGGGCTCGCCGTGCTGTCCGCGGTGACGGGCGTGTTGCTGCTCGCATCGACACGGGCCCGCACGATCCGCCCGGCGATCGGCGCCCTTGTGGTGCTGCTGGTGGTATGGATCGGCGGGACCGTGCTCTACCCGGCCTTCGTCCAGCAGGTCGAGGTCGCGCCCAACGAGCTGGACCGGGAGCAGCCGTACATCCGCAACAGCATCGCCGGGACGCTCCACGCCTACGGTCTCGATGCCGTCGAGGAGCAGTCGTTTCCGGCGGCGCTCAGCCTGACGCCGGCCGCGCTCACGAGCAACCGCACCGTGCTGGACAGCGTGCGCCTGTGGGACTACCGGCCGCTGCTGCGCACCTACGCCCAACTGCAGAGCCTCCGGCTCTACTACACGTTCACGGACGTCGGCATCGACCGCTACCGCATCGGCGGCCGGGAGCAGCAGGTCATGCTGTCGGCGCGGGAGCTGGACGCGAACCGCCTGCCCGACCAGGCCCGCACCTGGGTGAACGAGCACCTCGTGTTCACCCACGGCTTCGGGCTCGTGATGACCCCGGTGAACCGGATTTCGGCCGAGGGGCTGCCGGAGTTCTACATTAAAGATATCCCGCCGCAGAGCACCGTCGGGCTGACCGTCACCCGGCCGCAGCTCTACTACAGCCTGGTCACGACCCCGTACGTGGTCGTCAACACCCGGAACAAAGAGCTGGACTACGCGCAGGGCGACCAGAACGTGTACACGACGTACGGCGGCCGCGGCGGGGTGCCGCTGACCGCGCCGCTCGCGCGGTTCGCCTTCGCGTCACGGTTCGGCGCGATGTCACTTATGTTGAGCAACGACATCACGCCCGCGAGCCGCGTGCTGTTCCACCGCGACGTCCGGGACCGCGTCGCCCGGGTTGCGCCGTTCTTGAAACTCGACCGCGATCCATACCTCGTGCTGGCCGGCGGCCGGTTGTTCTGGATCGTCGACGGCTACACGACGACCGCGATGTATCCGTACGCCCGCCCGACGGGCGGCCTCAACTATATCCGTAACTCCGTCAAGGCTGTCGTGGACGCCTACGACGGCACGGTCCGGCTGTACGCGATCGACCCGGCCGACCCGCTGCTGCGGACCTACGACCGGATCTATCCGGGCCTGCTGCGGCCCTTCGCCGAGATGCCGCCGGCGCTCGCCGCGCACGTGCGCTACCCGGTCGATCTGTTCACGATCCAGGCCGACGTATACGCGACCTTCCATATGAAGGACCCGCGCGTCTTCTACAACCGCGAAGATCTCTGGGGCACCCCGACGGAGCTGTTCGGCGGATCGCCGCAGCCGGTTGAACCCTACTACGTCAACCTGAAACTGGATCCGGCGCGCGGCGAGGAGTTCGCGCTGATCCTTCCGTTCACGCCCTCCGGGAAAGACAACATGGTGGCCTGGATGGCGGCCCGCAGCGACCCGCCGACGTACGGCCGGCTGCTGGTCTACCGGTTTCCGAAGGACACGACCGTGTTCGGGCCGATGCAGATTGAGGCCCGAATCAACCAGGATCCCACCATCAGCAGTCAGCTCACGCTGTGGAACCAGCAGGGCTCGCAGGTGATCCGCGGCAACCTGCTCGTCGTGCCGATCGCCGACTCGCTCCTGTACATCGAACCCTTGTACCTGGAAGCTCAGGGGAGCGCGCTGCCGGAGCTCAAGCGGGTCATCGTCGCCTACGGCGCTCAGATCGCCATGGAGCCGACGCTCGACGGCGCGGTCGCCCGGATCTTCGGAGCGCTGCCGGCCGCGGCGGCGCCGCCCGGGCCCGCGGCGCCCGCCGCCCCGCCGCGGTCCGGTCCGCCGTCCGGCGCGCCGTCTCCCCCGGGGGCTCCCACGGGCGGCGCCGCCGAATCGGCGCAGGTCGCCTCGCTCGTCGCCGCGGCCAACGCGCATTACGCGCGCGCGCAGGCCGCGCTGCGCGCCGGCGACTTCGCCGCCTACGGCAAAGAAATCGACGCGCTCGGCCGCGCGCTGACCGAGCTGCGGCGAATCACCGGAACGCCGTAG
- a CDS encoding methionine synthase translates to MTSATGSYRADHVGSLLRPPELLEARGAGAPAGRLREIEDRHILRVLTRQRDLGLDVFTDGELRRRNFMSDLLDAVEGFDTGDAVARSWSGTAGAAGAPAPVSSVAGIATARLSRRRALTAHELPFLKAHSPGAFKVTLPSANQFPAIAFKRGVTDRVYPTHSALLWDIVPIINAEIRSLTSGGVPYVQLDAPRYSYYIDPKWRDYIRTEMGVEPEAALDEAVRADNASLDGARRTGATLAIHLCRGNNRSQWYAEGGYDLIAERLFGTLAVDRFLLEYDDERSGTFEPLRFVPAGKTVVLGLVSSKRPRLESKPDLIRRIKEADRYVPLERLALSPQCGFASTMEGNLLSEEDQWAKLRLVVETVREVWR, encoded by the coding sequence ATGACCAGCGCGACGGGGTCCTACCGGGCCGATCACGTAGGCAGCCTGCTCCGTCCACCGGAGCTCCTCGAAGCACGGGGGGCCGGGGCGCCCGCCGGCCGCCTTCGCGAAATCGAGGATCGCCACATCCTCCGCGTGCTCACGCGCCAGCGCGACCTCGGCCTCGACGTCTTCACCGACGGCGAGCTGCGGCGCCGCAACTTCATGAGCGATCTCCTGGACGCGGTCGAGGGCTTCGACACCGGCGACGCCGTCGCGCGGTCCTGGAGCGGCACCGCGGGCGCCGCCGGTGCTCCGGCTCCGGTCAGCAGCGTGGCGGGCATCGCGACCGCGCGCCTCAGCCGGCGCCGGGCGCTGACGGCGCACGAGCTCCCGTTTCTGAAAGCGCACAGCCCCGGCGCGTTCAAGGTCACGCTGCCGAGCGCCAACCAGTTCCCGGCGATCGCGTTCAAGCGCGGCGTCACCGACCGCGTCTATCCCACCCACTCGGCGCTGTTGTGGGACATCGTCCCGATTATCAACGCCGAGATCCGCTCGCTCACGAGCGGCGGCGTGCCGTACGTGCAGCTCGACGCGCCGCGGTACAGCTACTACATCGACCCGAAGTGGCGCGACTACATCCGCACGGAGATGGGCGTCGAGCCGGAGGCCGCGCTCGACGAAGCGGTGCGCGCGGACAACGCCTCGCTCGACGGCGCGCGGCGGACGGGCGCGACGCTCGCGATCCACCTCTGCCGCGGCAACAACCGGAGCCAGTGGTACGCGGAAGGCGGGTACGACCTCATCGCGGAACGGCTGTTTGGCACGCTCGCCGTCGACCGGTTTCTGCTCGAATACGACGACGAGCGGTCGGGCACGTTCGAGCCGCTGCGCTTTGTCCCGGCGGGCAAGACGGTGGTCCTGGGTCTCGTCAGCAGCAAGCGGCCTCGCCTCGAGTCGAAGCCGGACCTGATCCGCCGCATCAAAGAGGCCGATCGGTACGTGCCGCTGGAGCGCCTCGCGCTGAGTCCGCAGTGCGGCTTCGCGTCGACGATGGAAGGGAATCTGCTTTCGGAAGAGGATCAGTGGGCCAAACTCCGGCTCGTCGTGGAGACCGTGCGCGAAGTCTGGCGGTAA
- the msrA gene encoding peptide-methionine (S)-S-oxide reductase MsrA encodes MDAPDRGRQETPREEIATLAGGCFWCLEAVYADLEGVLRVESGYAGGTVPDPSYQQVCAGTTGHAEVVQVTFDPRVLSYRDLLEVFFNIHDPTTLNRQGHDIGTQYRSAIYYHSPQQKATAEQTIRELSEARRFANPIVTEVAPLTAFYKAEPYHQEYFAHNPFQPYCQAVVGPKVAKFRKQYRERLKKTAAT; translated from the coding sequence ATGGACGCGCCTGACCGCGGGCGGCAGGAGACGCCGCGCGAGGAGATCGCGACGCTTGCCGGGGGATGCTTCTGGTGCCTCGAGGCGGTCTACGCGGATCTCGAGGGCGTGCTGCGCGTCGAGTCCGGGTACGCGGGCGGGACGGTGCCGGACCCGTCCTACCAGCAGGTCTGCGCCGGGACCACGGGGCACGCCGAGGTCGTACAGGTCACGTTCGATCCGCGGGTGCTGTCGTACCGCGACCTGCTCGAGGTCTTCTTCAACATCCACGACCCGACGACGCTCAACCGGCAGGGCCACGACATCGGCACGCAGTACCGGTCGGCGATCTACTATCATTCCCCGCAGCAGAAGGCGACGGCGGAGCAGACGATCCGCGAACTGAGCGAGGCGCGCCGCTTTGCCAACCCGATCGTCACCGAGGTGGCGCCGCTCACCGCGTTCTATAAGGCCGAGCCGTATCATCAAGAGTACTTCGCGCACAATCCGTTCCAGCCGTACTGCCAGGCCGTGGTCGGGCCGAAGGTCGCGAAATTCCGCAAGCAGTACCGCGAGCGGCTCAAGAAAACTGCGGCCACCTAG
- a CDS encoding amidase, which yields MSADFCWTSARDLAGLIRRKAASPVEAVDAVLERIDRVNPTVNAYCTVTAEQAREAARAAEQTASRGGTLGPLHGVPFSLKDLTPTRGVRTTMGSKIFEHWVPEEDAVLVERLRAAGAILVGKTNTPEFGCKPFTDNKIFGATRNPWALDRSAGGSSGGAAAAVASGLGPLAEGSDLAGSIRHPAAWCGVVGFKPSQGRIARYPNAAGWNAMSTNGPITRTVADAALMFSVMTGPDSRDPLALPHTGEDWSRLADGAQIRGLRAAWTPDLDGAAAVDRGVSTVCEAAAKRFVELGARVEPASPEVGSITEPFLALNAAVRIATVGRYLDKWRDQMDPILVRRLELGNSLTPADIGRAEVERTAYHQRLRRFFERYDLLLLPATAVAATPLEAPMPSEIAGRPITQHIDMLLPTFAFNFSAYPAITVPCGVTDEGLPVGLQIVAGWQQDARVLSAAAAYEAAARWTDRRPPVE from the coding sequence ATGAGCGCCGACTTCTGCTGGACGTCGGCGCGCGATCTGGCCGGGCTGATTCGCCGGAAGGCCGCCTCACCCGTTGAAGCCGTCGACGCGGTGCTAGAGCGCATCGACCGGGTCAATCCCACGGTCAACGCTTACTGCACGGTGACGGCCGAACAGGCGCGCGAGGCCGCGCGCGCGGCCGAGCAGACCGCCTCACGCGGCGGGACCCTGGGACCGCTGCACGGCGTGCCGTTCTCCCTCAAGGATCTCACCCCGACGCGCGGCGTCCGGACCACGATGGGATCCAAGATCTTCGAGCACTGGGTGCCGGAGGAGGACGCGGTCCTCGTCGAACGGCTGCGTGCCGCCGGCGCCATTCTCGTCGGGAAGACCAACACGCCGGAGTTCGGCTGCAAGCCGTTCACCGACAACAAGATCTTTGGCGCGACGCGCAATCCGTGGGCCCTCGACCGGTCGGCCGGCGGCTCGAGCGGCGGGGCAGCCGCCGCGGTGGCAAGCGGCCTCGGCCCGCTGGCCGAGGGCAGCGACCTCGCGGGGTCGATCCGGCACCCCGCGGCCTGGTGCGGGGTCGTCGGGTTCAAGCCGTCCCAGGGACGGATCGCCCGCTATCCGAACGCCGCCGGCTGGAACGCGATGTCCACGAACGGGCCGATCACGCGCACCGTCGCCGACGCGGCGCTGATGTTCTCGGTGATGACGGGACCGGATTCCCGTGATCCCCTCGCGCTTCCGCACACCGGTGAAGACTGGAGCCGGCTCGCCGACGGCGCGCAGATCCGCGGCCTGCGCGCGGCCTGGACGCCCGACCTCGACGGCGCCGCGGCGGTCGACCGAGGCGTGAGCACGGTATGCGAGGCTGCGGCGAAGCGGTTTGTCGAACTCGGCGCGCGGGTCGAGCCGGCGTCGCCGGAGGTCGGGAGCATCACCGAGCCGTTCCTGGCGCTCAACGCGGCGGTCCGGATCGCGACGGTCGGCAGGTATCTGGACAAGTGGCGCGATCAGATGGATCCGATCCTGGTGCGCCGCCTCGAATTGGGCAACAGCCTGACACCGGCCGACATCGGCCGGGCCGAGGTGGAGCGCACAGCGTACCATCAGCGGCTCCGGCGCTTCTTCGAGCGCTACGATCTGCTGCTGCTGCCGGCGACCGCGGTGGCGGCGACGCCGCTGGAGGCCCCGATGCCGTCCGAGATCGCGGGCCGGCCGATCACCCAGCACATCGACATGCTGCTGCCGACCTTCGCGTTCAACTTCAGCGCGTACCCGGCGATCACGGTGCCCTGCGGCGTCACGGACGAGGGGCTGCCGGTGGGGCTCCAGATCGTCGCGGGCTGGCAGCAGGACGCGCGGGTGCTGAGCGCCGCGGCGGCGTACGAGGCCGCCGCCCGGTGGACGGACCGCCGGCCGCCGGTGGAGTAG
- a CDS encoding M42 family metallopeptidase, with the protein METHSLIGSLSNAFGVSGFEDDVRRMIEALVAPWADDVRTDVLGNLLVTRRGAGPGRTLMLDAHMDEIGFIITYVEPEGFLRFTTVGGWDVRLLLAHAVTIRTRDGALVRGVVGTLPPHILSAEERERPVPLEALYVDIGAQSADDVAQRGVRVGDPATIAYPCEHLPDGLIMGKALDDRAGCAVLIKTLEALAGTPVDGTLVCAFTIGEETGLRGARTAAYQIEPDVALAIEGTVASDLPGVPGPKRVTRLGGGTVITIADRSMIVRPQLVHALERVAEANDIPYQHKRPPYGGTDAGAIHTSGAGVLAGSVSVPCRYIHSPLSMLRLSDFDATVRLVTAFVREVPRLFE; encoded by the coding sequence ATGGAGACCCACAGCCTGATCGGCTCGCTGTCCAACGCGTTCGGCGTGTCCGGCTTCGAGGACGACGTCCGGCGGATGATCGAGGCGCTCGTCGCCCCCTGGGCCGACGACGTGCGCACCGACGTTCTCGGCAATCTCCTTGTCACCCGCCGCGGCGCCGGACCCGGCCGGACGCTGATGCTGGACGCGCACATGGACGAGATCGGATTCATCATCACCTACGTCGAGCCGGAAGGCTTCCTGCGATTCACGACCGTCGGCGGCTGGGACGTGCGCCTCTTGCTCGCGCACGCCGTGACAATCCGCACGCGCGACGGGGCGCTCGTGCGCGGCGTCGTGGGTACCCTGCCCCCGCATATTCTCAGCGCGGAGGAGCGCGAACGCCCGGTGCCGCTCGAGGCCCTGTACGTGGATATCGGCGCGCAGTCGGCGGACGACGTGGCGCAGCGCGGGGTGCGTGTCGGCGATCCGGCGACGATCGCCTATCCGTGCGAGCACCTGCCCGACGGGCTGATCATGGGGAAGGCGCTCGACGACCGGGCCGGCTGCGCCGTCCTGATCAAGACGCTCGAAGCGCTGGCGGGGACGCCCGTCGACGGGACCCTGGTGTGCGCCTTCACCATCGGCGAGGAGACCGGCCTCCGCGGCGCGCGGACCGCGGCGTATCAGATCGAGCCCGACGTGGCCCTCGCGATCGAGGGGACGGTGGCCTCGGACCTGCCGGGGGTGCCCGGCCCGAAGCGGGTCACGCGGCTCGGCGGCGGCACGGTGATCACCATCGCGGACCGTTCAATGATCGTGCGCCCGCAGCTCGTGCACGCGCTCGAGCGGGTGGCAGAGGCCAACGACATTCCGTACCAGCACAAGCGGCCGCCCTACGGCGGGACGGACGCCGGCGCCATCCACACGAGCGGCGCCGGCGTGCTCGCCGGCTCGGTCTCGGTGCCGTGCCGGTACATCCACTCGCCGCTCAGCATGCTCCGGCTCAGCGACTTCGACGCGACCGTGCGTCTCGTGACCGCGTTCGTCCGCGAGGTGCCGCGGCTGTTCGAGTAG
- a CDS encoding VOC family protein yields MRPRVNVITLAVRDLEKSLAFYRDGLGLPAKGILGADIKGSQTEPAGAIALFELQGGLLLALYPRSELAKDANVPHTAASALEFSLGYAAPSREAVDGLLRRAEAAGAAVTDKPHDRPWGIYSGYFLDLDGHLWEILWNPQLQISE; encoded by the coding sequence ATGCGACCTCGCGTGAATGTCATTACGCTGGCGGTGCGTGACCTCGAAAAATCGCTGGCATTCTATCGTGATGGGCTCGGTCTGCCCGCCAAGGGCATCCTGGGCGCCGATATCAAAGGAAGCCAAACCGAACCCGCGGGAGCGATCGCGCTTTTTGAGCTGCAGGGCGGTCTACTGTTGGCGCTCTATCCGCGCAGCGAACTCGCCAAGGACGCGAACGTGCCCCACACGGCCGCCAGTGCGCTCGAGTTCAGCCTCGGGTATGCGGCGCCGAGCCGCGAGGCCGTCGACGGTCTGCTCCGGCGTGCGGAGGCCGCGGGGGCCGCGGTGACCGACAAACCGCACGATCGGCCGTGGGGAATCTACTCCGGCTACTTCCTGGACCTGGACGGGCACTTGTGGGAAATCTTGTGGAATCCGCAGCTGCAAATCAGCGAGTGA